A window of Synchiropus splendidus isolate RoL2022-P1 chromosome 9, RoL_Sspl_1.0, whole genome shotgun sequence contains these coding sequences:
- the rab23 gene encoding ras-related protein Rab-23, which produces MLEEDMEVAIKVVVVGNGAVGKSSMIQRYCKGIFTKDYKKTIGVDFLERQIFVNDEEVRLMLWDTAGQEEFDAITKAYYRGAQACVLVFSTTDRDSFQSIDNWKEKIEAEVGDIPTVLVQNKIDLLEETVVKNEEAEALAKRLKLRFYRASVKEDLNVNEVFKYLAEKYLQQLKQQTAEETEVTHSTSNKIGVFNTTSSNTSNQISSNGREVITLRPNKQRTKKSKNIFGGCSLL; this is translated from the exons ATGCTGGAGGAGGACATGGAGGTGGCCATCAAGGTGGTTGTGGTGGGGAACGGCGCTGTTGGAAAGTCCAGTATGATCCAGCGGTACTGCAAAGGTATCTTCACCAAGGACTACAAAAAGACCATCGGGGTGGACTTCCTGGAGAGGCAGATTTT CGTCAATGATGAAGAGGTGCGGCTGATGTTGTGGGACACTGCCGGTCAGGAGGAGTTTGACGCCATTACAAAGGCGTACTACAGAG GGGCTCAGGCCTGCGTGCTGGTCTTCTCCACCACTGACCGAGATTCATTTCAGTCCATTGACAACTGGAAAGAGAAGATTGAAGCAGAGGTTGGGGATATTCCTACAGTTCTTGTGCAAAATAAAATCGACCTTTTGGAGGAAACTGTCGTCAAAAA CGAGGAGGCCGAAGCTCTGGCTAAACGTCTGAAGCTCAGGTTCTACCGAGCATCAGTGAAAGAGGATCTTAATGTGAACGAGG TTTTTAAGTACTTGGCCGAAAAGTATCTTCAGCAACTCAAACAGCAGACagctgaggagactgaggtcacCCACTCGACTAGCAATAAAATAG GTGTCTTCAACACCACATCGAGTAACACCTCCAACCAGATCTCCAGCAACGGCAGAGAAGTCATCACACTACGTCCCAACAAACAAAGAACCAAGAAGAGTAAAAACATCTTCGGCGGCTGCAGCCTGCTTTAG
- the bag2 gene encoding BAG family molecular chaperone regulator 2, whose product MAHAKIQARMNESKFSRTLSMADRSGQLLESLDQLELRVEALREAASAMEQERECILEMIQSLQNSQEMRNICAGEKEELTLTAERLMGRTLSVEISVGTIRNRQQEEALQKATSIIDEIVKKLLENMDGARQKLLALHSACVTEAPPVPIDQKFQAIVISCALEDQKKIKRRLEKLLRNVENAGKNIKIMDKQKLEQPKANGAQ is encoded by the exons ATGGCGCACGCTAAAATCCAGGCGAGGATGAACGAGAGTAAGTTCAGCCGGACTTTGTCCATGGCGGACCGCTCCGGACAGCTGCTGGAAAGTTTGGATCAGCTGGAACTGAG GGTGGAGGCTTTGCGTGAAGCTGCTTCGGCCATGGAGCAGGAAAGAGAGTGCATCCTGGAAATGATCCAGTCTTTACAGAACAGCCAGGAAATGCGAAACATATGCGCTG GGGAGAAAGAGGAGCTCACTCTGACAGCCGAGCGTCTGATGGGCCGGACTCTGAGTGTGGAGATCTCCGTCGGCACCATCCGAAACCGTCAGCAGGAGGAAGCGCTGCAAAAGGCCACATCCATTATCGATGAGATTGTTAAGAAGCTCTTGGAGAACATGGACGGCGCCAGGCAGAAGCTTCTCGCCCTTCACTCGGCCTGCGTGACAGAGGCTCCGCCCGTGCCCATCGACCAGAAGTTCCAAGCCATAGTGATCAGCTGCGCCCTGGAGGACCAGAAGAAGATCAAGCGGAGGCTGGAGAAGTTGTTGAGAAACGTGGAGAATGCTGGAAAGAATATCAAGATAATGGATAAACAGAAATTGGAGCAGCCCAAAGCTAATGGTGCTCAGTAG
- the znf451 gene encoding E3 SUMO-protein ligase ZNF451, producing MSSPTTAAGDEEAEEVDDVEFVSEGPLRPVLDSIDLLSDSEEEKCSSWVETTAEKVQRQRDEANAALAKLALRVEREKRERAEKLKAFKEKQNIQMTRAKEFLSSVTSESQLEARRCVQMWANMPDPTQRRRHRAPSFSPNTSTRYTCPVSNCGRIFDNPLLLGGHLKRFDHSPCDPTIHLKGSPSEIFACVACGQHFPTKESWSAHRESKLALSNTECHSVTQTFQLIVCFACPACFLLFSLRDECLQHMSTKNHFTESLPLTASSSSPQPVPIPQYVKESLIALCQETSFSVRCGRCQAVLKSHQSAMAHFNVKCRNSSLIATADKTIVEVMRRLQIRGQCLLCCQLFLSQADIEEHKESTQHDVEINQTMARALLQHGRFGETQLGTRSNEVLEKSLSIDHWIPKGKRMRKRKTSGETPAKRRRQSPSLVIGWVCECGQQFSEEAKALKHLMAANQIFHQCGLCGKQMGEASITRLHMCRFHGFANFSNFFFYCCKCSTVMPEVEDVHSHVSENHKGHTFFSEQEVSEAALAMMPAKPSTSYDCAAKPSTAGSSKPTRTWMCRMCEDIFDSEAAVQKHCSGVNNHSFQRFICGHCSQKFFKETTLHRHCVREHDGRIKGGFFCGLCDSMQFESISEFLEHYKSLHSKDYYCLDEAEVVPPTVPQICPCLGSEKSSEELKPIKTRCMKELASEGKCQYVCEPCSVTLCTYGKIKTHVAMKHPSLNLDMSFEVVCTICPETFKDVPSFHTHYHDLHCTLEPCRSSRTIGTKVKTESTTVGELDAEEMKTDTSVKDEMEDPNTIQATAKDAASSDESDEDVKRALAFSLEEDSPDLQEALQRSMLDF from the exons ATGTCCTCTCCCACTACAGCAGCGGGCGACGAAGAGGCGGAGGAGGTCGATGATGTGGAGTTTGTCTCA GAGGGGCCACTGAGACCTGTGTTGGACTCAATTGATCTGCTAAgtgacagtgaagaagaaaaatgctCGTCATGGGTGGAAAcg ACGGCTGAAAAGGTCCAACGTCAAAGAGATGAGGCTAACGCTGCATTGGCTAAACTTGCGCTGCGAGTGGAACGGGAAAAACGTGAAAGGGCCGAGAAACTTAAAGCATTCAAG GAAAAGCAAAACATCCAAATGACCCGTGCCAAAGAGTTCCTCTCTTCTGTCACGAGCGAAAGTCAGCTAGAAGCAAGGCGTTGCGTCCAGATGTGGGCGAATATGCCAG ATCCTACTCAGAGGAGAAGGCACAGAGCTCCATCATTCTCGCCGAACACCTCGACTCGATACACGTGTCCGGTTAGTAACTGTGGCCGAATATTTGACAACCCACTTCTCCTTGGTGGTCACTTGAAAAG ATTCGACCACTCTCCGTGTGACCCCACCATCCACCTTAAAGGAAGTCCGTCAGAGATCTTTGCATGCGTGGCTTGTGGTCAGCATTTCCCTACGAAGGAAAGCTGGAGCGCTCATCGAGAATCCAAG CTAGCTCTTTCCAACACCGAATGCCACAGTGTGACGCAAACCTTTCAGCTGATCGTGTGCTTCGCTTGCCCCGCCTGCTTCCTTCTCTTCAGCCTCCGCGATGAGTGTCTTCAGCACATGTCGACCAAGAATCACTTCACAGAGTCTCTCCCACTGACCG CATCCAGTAGCTCGCCGCAGCCAGTTCCAATTCCACAGTATGTTAAAGAATCTCTCATCGCACTGTGCCAAGAAACATCCTTCAGCGTCCGGTGTGGCAGGTGTCAGGCCGTACTGAAGTCCCATCAGAGTGCAATGGCTCACTTCAA TGTGAAATGCAGAAACAGTAGTTTAATAGCCACGGCGGATAAAACGATCGTGGAGGTGATGAGACGGCTCCAGATAAGGGGCCAGTGCCTCCTCTGTTGCCAGCTCTTTCTGAGCCAGGCTGACATCGAAGAACACAAAGAGTCGACCCAGCACGATGTGGAGATCAATCAAACCATGGCGAGAGCGCTTCTCCAACACGGCAGATTTGGCGAAACTCAACTCGGCACCAGATCAAATGAAGTCCTGGAGAAAAGCCTCTCCATCGACCATTGGATTCCGAAGGGAAAGCGGATGAGAAAGAGGAAGACGTCTGGGGAAACACCTGCCAAACGGCGGAGACAAAGTCCCAGCTTGGTCATAGGATGGGTCTGTGAGTGTGGCCAGCAGTTTTCTGAGGAAGCGAAAGCTCTTAAGCATCTAATGGCTGCGAACCAAATATTCCACCAGTGTGGCTTGTGTGGCAAGCAGATGGGTGAAGCTTCAATAACTCGCCTGCACATGTGCCGCTTCCATGGATTCGCAAATTTCTCCAACTTCTTTTTTTACTGCTGCAAGTGCAGCACGGTGATGCCGGAGGTGGAGGACGTCCATTCCCACGTGTCTGAGAATCACAAgggtcacacttttttttccgaACAAGAAGTGTCGGAGGCAGCTCTGGCGATGATGCCTGCCAAGCCGTCCACCAGCTACGATTGCGCTGCTAAACCGAGCACTGCAGGCTCTTCAAAACCGACGCGGACGTGGATGTGCAGAATGTGCGAGGACATTTTCGACTCGGAGGCTGCCGTGCAGAAACACTGTAGTGGGGTCAACAATCACAGTTTCCAGAGGTTCATCTGCGGACACTGTTCCCAGAAGTTCTTTAAGGAGACCACCCTGCACCGGCATTGTGTGAGGGAGCACGACGGCCGGATTAAAGGCGGCTTCTTTTGCGGGCTCTGCGACAGCATGCAGTTTGAATCCATTAGTGAGTTCTTGGAGCACTACAAAAGTCTTCACAGCAAAGACTACTACTGCTTGGATGAAGCAGAAGTCGTGCCGCCAACTGTTCCTCAAATTTGTCCCTGCTTGGGCTCAGAGAAAAGCAGCGAGGAACTGAAGCCCATAAAGACAAGGTGCATGAAAGAGCTGGCCTCTGAAGGCAAGTGCCAGTACGTGTGCGAACCTTGTAGTGTGACTCTGTGCACTTACGGTAAAATCAAGACTCATGTAGCCATGAAGCACCCGTCATTGAACCTGGACATGAGCTTTGAGGTTGTGTGCACAATCTGCCCGGAGACTTTCAAGGACGTACCGAGTTTCCATACCCACTACCACGACCTACACTGCACACTGGAGCCCTGTCGGAGCTCCAGGACCATTGGGACAAAAGTGAAAACTGAGTCCACAACTGTGGGAGAACTGGACGCTGAAgagatgaaaacagacacaAGTG TCAAGGATGAAATGGAGGATCCAAATACAATACAGGCCACTGCAAAAGATGCCGCCAGTTCAG ATGAATCTGATGAAGATGTGAAGCGAGCTTTGGCCTTCAGTCTGGAGGAAGATTCACCAg ATTTACAAGAAGCTCTCCAAAGAAGCATGTTGGATTTCTAA